GGCCGAGGCCTTGTTGACCGCGTCCATCACAAAGAGAAAGCGGTCGCGCCAGTGCATGAAGGGCTGCGAGTTGATGTTCTCGTCGTCCTTCATGAAGTCCAGCCCGCCCTTCAGGCCCTCGTACACCACGCGGCCATAGTTGCGGCCCGACAGGCCCAGCTTGGGCTTGGTGGTGGCGCCCAGCAGCGGGCGGCCGAACTTGTCCAGGCGCTCACGCTCGACGATGATGCCGGTCGACGGGCCGGCGAAGGTCTTCACGTAGGCCACCGGGAAGCGCATGTCTTCCAGGCGCGCCGCCTTGATCGGCTTGAAGCTGAACACGTTGCCGATGATCGAGGCGGTCAGGTTGGCAATGGAGCCTTCCTCGAACAGCGACAGGTCATAGGCCACGTAGCAGAAGAACTGCTCCGGGTTATTGGGCACCGGATCGACCCGGTAGGCCTTGGCGCGGTACATGTCGCAGGCGGTCAGGCGGTCGGTCCACACCACCGTCCAGGTGGCCGTCGACGATTCGCCCGCGACCGCCGCGGCGGCTTCGACCGGATCGACGCCGTCCTGCGGCGTGATGCGGAACAGCGCCAGCACATCGGTGTCCTTGGGCACGTAGTCGCCGTCCCAGTACCCCATTTCCTTGTACTTCATCACGCCGGCGTCATAGCGCTTGCGCGGCTTGGCTTGGATCGTTTCAGGTGCGTTCATGCTGGTCTCCCTTCCGTGGTTTGGCGGCTTGGCTGCCCGTTGGAAAGAAAGATATCCGGCTACCAACATAAGGTAAATTCAGATATTCTTAGTCGCTACATAAGCAATCCCTTAAGTGAGGCGCGGACCGCACACTCAGACCTCAGCTCAAGGGACAAATCCAAGCCGCCCCCACTGCCCATGTCCTTCCTTCGCGCCCTCACGCTTCGCCAGCTCCAGATCTTTGTCACGGTGGCCCGGCACGCCAGCTTCGTGCGCGCGGCCGAGGAGCTGCACCTGACACAGCCGGCGGTCTCGATGCAGGTCAAGCAGCTGGAATCCGTGGTGGGGCTGGCCCTGTTCGAGCGAATCCGGGGGCAACTCACGCTGACCGAGCCCGGCGACCGGCTGCTGCACCATGCCTCGCGCATCCTTGGCGAGATCAAGGATGCGGAGGAAGGCCTGCAGGCGGTCAAGGATGTCGAGCAGGGCTCGATCACGATCGGGCTGATCAGTACGGCCAAGTACTTCGCGCCCAAGCTGCTGGCGGGGTTTACGGCGCTGCATCCCGGCATCGACCTGCGCATTGCCGAGGGCAATCGCGAAACGCTGCTGCAGCTGCTGCAGGACAATGCCATCGACCTCGCATTGATGGGCCGTCCGCCGCGCGAGCTCGACGCGGTGTCGGAACCGATCGCCGCGCATCCCTACGTGCTGGTGGCCTCGCCGCGCCATCCGCTGCGCGGCGAGAAGCGTTTCGACCTGCAGGAGCTGCGCCACGAGACGATCCTGCTGCGCGAGCCGGGGTCCGGTACCCGCACCGTGGCGGAGTTCATGTTCCGCGATCACCTGTTCACGCCGGCCAAGGTGATTACGCTGGGCAGCAACGAAACCATCAAGCAGGCGGTGATGGCGGGCATGGGGATCAGCCTGCTGTCGCTGCATACGCTGTCGCTGGAACTGCGTACGGGGGAAATCGCATTGCTGGACGTGACGGGTACGCCGATCGAGCGCGTCTGGCATGTGGCGCATATGGCGAGCAAGCGGCTGTCTCCGGCCAGCGAGAGCTGCCGGGCCTATCTGCTTGAGCACGCTGCGGAGTTCCTGGGGAAGGAATATGCGGGGCTGCTGCCTGGGCGGCGCGTGGCGTGATGATCCCAGGTGGGTTCGCCGGAGTGCAGTCGTCAAAATTGACGCAAGACTGTTAATGGACTATATTCGGTCTACTTATACCATCCCACAGGAGCCGTGCGATGCGTATCGCCGATCACGTCAAGCCGATCAGCTATCTCAAAAGTGAAGCCGCGCAGATCGTCAAGGATCTCGCTGAATCCGGCGAACCATTGATCATCACCCAAAACGGCGAAGCCAAGCTCGTTGTCCAGGACGTGCGCAGCTACGAATCCGATCGGCAGACACTGGCCTTGCTGAAGATTCTGGCCCTTGGGCAAAAGCAGATCGAGCAGGAAAAGTTTTCCGACATCGATGATGTGTTCGCAGAACTGGACGAACTGGATCGGCAAGAGAAGCGGCGCTGATGGCCCCCAGATTGCTGAAGGCGAAGCTTCTCGACAGCGGTAAAGCCGAACTGAAGCGGGTGCGCCGCTATGTTGTGGACGCATTTGGCATGGCCGTCTGGGAAGACTCATATGCTCAGATCCAGGCGTCCATCGCTCGCATCCGGGAGTTTCCCGAATGCGGCCACATTGTCGATGAACTCAGCGGGCTAACCGCGGACAGGTTCCGCGAAGTGCATTGCGGAAAGAATCGAATTATCTATGAAGTCAGGGACGACACCATCTACGTGCACTTGATCATGGATCAGCGTCGCGATCTGACTGCCCTGCTCCAAAAAATCATCCTGCAGGTTTGACGCTTGCAGTCCTGCGCAGTGAGTCGAAAGCCTGGCACTACCGCTGCATGAGGAAGGCCTCCCTCCATGGTAATGCCGTTCAGTTAACCACCGTCGTTCCCGCGCAGGCGGGAACCCAGTGACTTCAAAAGACGCTGGATTCCCGCCTGCGCGGGAATGACAGTAGTGTTTGATGCCTTAACTGAACGGCATTACTCCCTCCATGGCCGACTGCGTCTTCCGCACGTCATGACACTCCGCCATCCGTCTCCGGCTGCGCCGCAGACCCGTCCTCGCGCAGCCAGACGATGAACTCCGCCCCCTGCCCCACCGTGCTTGCCACGGTAATGCGGCCACCATAGCGCTCCACCAGCGCGTAGCTGATGGACAGGCCGAGGCCGGTCCCCATCTGCTTCTTGGTGGTGAAAAACGGATTGAACAGATTGGGCAGGTCTTCCTCGCGGATGCCGCGGCCCGTGTCGCGCACATGCAGCGTCACGCCGTGCCCTTCCCAGTCGCGCGTGGCCAGCGTCAGTGTGCCCCCCTCCGGCATGGCGTGGATGGCATTGGTCAGCAGGTTGACGATGACCTGCTGCAGTTCGCTGCGGCTGATGCGCACGCGGCGTGTGGCCGCGCAGGCCAGTTCGACCCGGATGGCCGCGTCCTTCAGCATATGCCGCACCAGGTCCACGCAGCCGGCCGCGACCTCGCTCACATCCAGGCGCTCGGTATTGCCCGCGTAAGCCTCTGGCCGGACAAACTGCAGCAGCCGGTTGGTCAGCAGGTAGATGCGTCGCACCTGCTCATCGATCAGCCGCAATTCATGCCGGACCGGCTCCGCGGCCGGGCCGAGAATATCGCGGGCCACGTCCAGGTTGCCCTGGATCACCGCAATCGGATTGTTGATCTCATGTGCCACGCCCGCGGTAAGCTGCCCGGCGAGGGCGAGCTTTTCCGAGGTAATCAGCTGCTGCCGGGTCGCGCGCAGCACCGCATTCGCATCCTCGAGCTCGCGGGTCCGCTCGGCGACCTTGCGATCGAGCGAGTCCGCCCAGTCCCGGAGCTCGGCATTGCGCTGCTGCAGGTCCGACAGCAGCTGGTCGAACTGGCCGGCGAGCTGGCCCAGCTCGTCCTCGCTGCGCACCGGGCCGACGCGCGCATTGTCGTTGCCGGCCTTGAGCGCGCGCATGGTGCCGACCATCTGCGTCATCGGCGTGAATACGCGCCTGGCCCACAGCAGCGAGAACAGCGCTCCCGCGACCGCCAGCAAGATGAACAGGCCCACCAGCACGCCCAGTGCCAGGTCCTTGGCCTGGCTGATCGGTTTGGCCAGGTAGCCCACGTAGAGCATGCCGATGCGCTGGCCGCGGCTGTCCGCGATGGGCTCGTAGGCGCTCATGTAGCGGTCGTTGACCACGAAGGCCAGATCCAGCCATTTTTCGCCGCGCAGCAGCACCTTGTCGCGCACCTCGCGCGAGACGCGCGTCCCCAGCGCGCGTTCGCCATGGAACAGCCGCACATTGGTGGCGATGCGCGTGTCGTCCAGGAACAGGGTCGCCGTGCCCTGGCTGCCGCTCGGCAGGGATTCCGGCTGGTAGACCAGTGCGTTGATGGTGTCGATGAAGGCAAGGTTGTGGTTCAGCAGCGTGCCGCCATGCAGGATCGCCACCAGCCTGCCCGCCCCGTCGACCACGGGCGCCGCCGCATGCACCACCATGCCGCGGGTTTCCATGGTCCTGTCGGTCGGCGCCGCATTGGCGGTGGTACGCAGCGTCACCTGCGCGCGCCTGGCAAGGTCGCCCGAGACGGCAGCCAGCTGCGCCGCGGACCAGGCGTCGGTGGCGGCATCCGCGCGGCCGGTCGCGGCGCTTTCCACCACGCGCCAGCCGGCGTAGTCCGTACCCGCTGCACCAGCCGGCGCAGCGGCAAGCAACCGCCCGTTGGGATCGAGCAGCTGCAGGAAGTCGAGTCCGTGCGTACGCCGCGCGTCGGCCAGGATGCCGGGCATGGCGCTGCCGCGGCCAAGCCCGCTCACCAGCGCATGCGACCTGGCCTCCTGCAGGACCCGGTCCTTCACGCCGCCGACCATGTGCTCGAAGTACTCGTGGGCGACCAGCAGGTCACTGTTGACCTTGTACGCCAGCAGCGCCTGGAACACGCGATCGCCCCACAGCGTCATCAACAGCAGCAGCGCCACCAGGGCCACCAGCAAAGGCGCAACCACGATCGACACCAGCTTGGCGCGCAGCGAGGCGCGATAGCGGCGCAGCAGCGCTGAGGGCGCTGAGGGAGTCGAGGGCGTTGAGGGCGTTGAGGACTTCAAGCGCGCAGGCCCCACTGCAGGCATTTGCGGTCCAGCGTGCGCCGCGAGATGCCGAGCCGGCGCGCGGCTTCCACGCGGTTGCCGCCCTCCGCCGCCAGCACCTGCAGGATATGGCGGCGCTCGACGGCTTCCAGCGAGGCAGCGTCTTCGGAAGCTTCGCCGTGCGCCTGCGGCGTGCCGGCGTCGCCAGGCTCGTCGGCCTGGGCCAGCAGCTCGACCGGGTACTCGCCCAGGATCAGCGCCCGCTCCACCAGGTTGCGCAGCTCGCGCGCATTGCCCGGCCAGTCATAGGTCTTGAGCAGGCACATCAGCGACGGCGACAGCGGCACCGGCGGCAGCCCCAGCTGTGCCGACAGCTGCTCCGAGAAATGCTCGGCCAGCGGCACCACGTCTTCCGGCCGCGTGCGCAGCGGCGGGATGGTCACGGCGACCACGTCGAGGCGGTAGAACAGGTCCTGGCGGAAGCGCCCCGCGGCAACCTCGTTGGCCAGGTTGCGGTTGCAGGCGGCCACGATGCGCACGTCCACCGCGATCTCGCGCTCGGTGCCGAGCGGGCGGATGCGCCGGTCCTCGATCACGCGCAGCAGCTTGGCCTGCATCGCCAGCGGCAGTTCCGAGATCTCGTCCAGGAACAGCGTGCCGCCGTCGGCATAAAGGAACAGGCCGTGGCGCGCGCCAGCGGCACCGGTGAAGGCTCCTTTGGCG
This genomic interval from Cupriavidus oxalaticus contains the following:
- a CDS encoding LysR family transcriptional regulator, encoding MSFLRALTLRQLQIFVTVARHASFVRAAEELHLTQPAVSMQVKQLESVVGLALFERIRGQLTLTEPGDRLLHHASRILGEIKDAEEGLQAVKDVEQGSITIGLISTAKYFAPKLLAGFTALHPGIDLRIAEGNRETLLQLLQDNAIDLALMGRPPRELDAVSEPIAAHPYVLVASPRHPLRGEKRFDLQELRHETILLREPGSGTRTVAEFMFRDHLFTPAKVITLGSNETIKQAVMAGMGISLLSLHTLSLELRTGEIALLDVTGTPIERVWHVAHMASKRLSPASESCRAYLLEHAAEFLGKEYAGLLPGRRVA
- a CDS encoding type II toxin-antitoxin system Phd/YefM family antitoxin; this translates as MRIADHVKPISYLKSEAAQIVKDLAESGEPLIITQNGEAKLVVQDVRSYESDRQTLALLKILALGQKQIEQEKFSDIDDVFAELDELDRQEKRR
- a CDS encoding type II toxin-antitoxin system RelE/ParE family toxin, with the protein product MAPRLLKAKLLDSGKAELKRVRRYVVDAFGMAVWEDSYAQIQASIARIREFPECGHIVDELSGLTADRFREVHCGKNRIIYEVRDDTIYVHLIMDQRRDLTALLQKIILQV
- a CDS encoding sensor histidine kinase yields the protein MPAVGPARLKSSTPSTPSTPSAPSALLRRYRASLRAKLVSIVVAPLLVALVALLLLMTLWGDRVFQALLAYKVNSDLLVAHEYFEHMVGGVKDRVLQEARSHALVSGLGRGSAMPGILADARRTHGLDFLQLLDPNGRLLAAAPAGAAGTDYAGWRVVESAATGRADAATDAWSAAQLAAVSGDLARRAQVTLRTTANAAPTDRTMETRGMVVHAAAPVVDGAGRLVAILHGGTLLNHNLAFIDTINALVYQPESLPSGSQGTATLFLDDTRIATNVRLFHGERALGTRVSREVRDKVLLRGEKWLDLAFVVNDRYMSAYEPIADSRGQRIGMLYVGYLAKPISQAKDLALGVLVGLFILLAVAGALFSLLWARRVFTPMTQMVGTMRALKAGNDNARVGPVRSEDELGQLAGQFDQLLSDLQQRNAELRDWADSLDRKVAERTRELEDANAVLRATRQQLITSEKLALAGQLTAGVAHEINNPIAVIQGNLDVARDILGPAAEPVRHELRLIDEQVRRIYLLTNRLLQFVRPEAYAGNTERLDVSEVAAGCVDLVRHMLKDAAIRVELACAATRRVRISRSELQQVIVNLLTNAIHAMPEGGTLTLATRDWEGHGVTLHVRDTGRGIREEDLPNLFNPFFTTKKQMGTGLGLSISYALVERYGGRITVASTVGQGAEFIVWLREDGSAAQPETDGGVS
- a CDS encoding sigma-54-dependent transcriptional regulator, producing the protein MSERQSNAAEADNWQRRTILVVDDEAGMRSFLSRALEGKVGSVLTADSAEAGAALLEQRHVDLILLDVALPGASGMEWLQALRAAGNPADVILMTAFADMDTAIAALRSGAADFIVKPFRVDQVLNAIRRCFNQARLARENYLLRRELDKYTIHKDFIGESEAMQKVMALVARVAPMPSTVLVTGESGTGKEVVARELHRLSGRQGQFVPLNCGAMAPEIIESELFGHAKGAFTGAAGARHGLFLYADGGTLFLDEISELPLAMQAKLLRVIEDRRIRPLGTEREIAVDVRIVAACNRNLANEVAAGRFRQDLFYRLDVVAVTIPPLRTRPEDVVPLAEHFSEQLSAQLGLPPVPLSPSLMCLLKTYDWPGNARELRNLVERALILGEYPVELLAQADEPGDAGTPQAHGEASEDAASLEAVERRHILQVLAAEGGNRVEAARRLGISRRTLDRKCLQWGLRA